The Salvelinus sp. IW2-2015 linkage group LG8, ASM291031v2, whole genome shotgun sequence genome window below encodes:
- the LOC111967752 gene encoding leucine-rich glioma-inactivated protein 1-like yields MGYGNKTLKECTVLLCVATILLLAESRRVKQPRCPASCTCTKDNALCENIRSXPHSFPPDVFSLSFLKSGFTQITGGSFLHSPALHLLLFTANTFDSIDEDAFLGLPHLEYLFIENNKIASISQYAFRGLKAVIHLSLAYNNLGTLPKDVFKGMDALVKVDLKGNNLECDCKLKWLVEWMHTTNAMVDQIHCSGPSLFQGKLINDLVPGSFDCITAEFASYQPLMFESISVESFTFGMDTFVVFAQPFTGTCSFLEWDHVETVFRTYDSIQSTSTVVCKPMVIDNQLFIFVAQLFGGSHIYKRDISANKFIKIQDIDILKIRKPNDIETFLIDGESFFVIADSSKAGYTTVYKWNGNGFYSHQSLHLWYRDTDVEYLEISGKPHLILASSSQRPVVYQWSKSLKQFDRRTDIPEMEDVFAVKHFKVKSELFICLTRFIGDSKVMRWDGAMFKEVQTMPSRGSMVFQPVSIGNWQYAILGSDYSLTQVYQWDLKRGQFVHFQDLNIQAPRAFSLVSIDNREFLLASSFRGKTQIYEHIMIDLSNN; encoded by the exons ATGGGATATGGAAACAAAACCCTGAAAGAATGCACGGTCTTGCTTTGCGTCGCCACCATCCTGCTTTTAGCGGAGAGCAGAAGAGTGAAGCAACCTAGATGCCCCGCATCTTGTACGTGCACCAAAGATAATGCATTGTGTGAAAATATAAGATCGKTCCCTCACAGCTTTCCACCTGATGTCTTTTCCTT ATCTTTTCTCAAATCAGGATTCACCCAAATCACTGGAGGAAGCTTCTTACACTCTCCAGCGCTACATCTTCT CCTATTCACTGCCAACACATTTGACTCAATTGATGAGGATGCATTCCTAGGTCTACCGCATCTGGAGTACCT GTTTATCGAAAACAACAAAATTGCATCAATATCACAATATGCATTCCGGGGCCTAAAAGCAGTTATACACCT GAGCCTGGCCTATAATAACCTGGGTACATTACCCAAAGATGTTTTCAAGGGCATGGATGCTTTGGTTAAAGT GGATCTGAAAGGGAACAACCTGGAATGTGACTGCAAACTAAAGTGGCTGGTGGAGTGGATGCATACCACCAATGCGATGGTTGATCAGATCCACTGCAGTGGGCCATCGCTTTTCCAAGGGAAACTGATCAATGACCTTGTGCCCGGGTCTTTTGACTGCATAACTGCAG AGTTTGCCTCTTATCAGCCACTGATGTTTGAGTCCATTTCAGTGGAGTCCTTTACCTTTGGCATGGATACATTTGTTGTGTTTGCCCAGCCCTTTACTGGAACGTGCAGCTTCCTGGAATGGGATCACGTTGAAACTGTTTTCAGAACCTATGACAGCATTCAAA GTACATCCACTGTGGTATGCAAACCCATGGTGATTGATAATCAGCTGTTCATCTTCGTAGCCCAGCTCTTTGGTGGCTCTCACATTTACAAGCGGGACATCTCAGCCAACAAATTCATCAAAATCCAGGATATTGACATCCTAAAAATCAGGAAACCTAATGACATTGAGACTTTCCTCATAGACGGTGAGTCCTTCTTCGTGATCGCAGACAGCTCCAAGGCCGGTTATACCACAGTGTACAAGTGGAACGGCAATGGGTTCTACTCTCACCAGTCCCTCCATCTCTGGTACCGTGACACAGACGTGGAGTACCTAGAGATCTCTGGTAAGCCCCATCTGATCCTAGCCAGCAGTTCCCAGAGGCCTGTCGTCTACCAGTGGAGCAAGAGTCTGAAGCAGTTCGACAGGCGCACTGATATCCCCGAAATGGAGGATGTGTTTGCGGTCAAGCACTTCAAGGTGAAGAGTGAACTTTTCATCTGCCTGACGCGTTTTATTGGGGACTCCAAGGTGATGAGGTGGGACGGCGCCATGTTCAAAGAGGTACAGACAATGCCTTCGCGGGGCTCCATGGTGTTCCAGCCAGTCTCCATCGGCAACTGGCAGTACGCCATCCTCGGCAGCGACTACTCCCTGACGCAGGTCTATCAGTGGGATTTGAAGAGGGGCCAATTTGTTCACTTCCAGGACCTGAACATCCAGGCACCAAGGGCATTCTCTCTGGTGTCCATTGACAACAGAGAGTTTYTGCTGGCCTCCAGCTTTAGAGGGAAAACTCAGATATACGAGCACATAATGATTGACCTGAGtaataattaa
- the slc35g1 gene encoding solute carrier family 35 member G1, which yields MGDLKDSNSIDDRVLSAVHLRQGDIKVVFHKVGDDDDDEHTTERIXLQSNSHDERGNEEARTRTVESSAKQRLCPPLCCRIGGRGDPISTDAGDTVATENKHCPGLGLFYGLLATVFFSIIALLVKTIDGVHAVEISAFRCFFQMLFVMPMLIYYKTGFLGPRDKRIYLVMRGLLGSNAMILLFYAVQQMPLADATVIMFSNPVFTALLAWIFLKEKCTIWDCVFTVFTLAGVIMIARPPFIFGARIEGIEGDYTNHLKGTIAAFGGALGAACTLVILRKMGKSVHYYLSVWYYAVIGFIECVITLFILGEWTIPFCGRDRWILMLIAILGIAGQTFLTKALQIEKAGPVALMRTVDVILAFIFQFFFFNRKPTMWSLGGACCVVVSTCGVALRKWYSNTHPRKSREPHIRQIFYSRNK from the exons ATGGGGGATTTGAAGGACAGTAATAGTATAGACGACAGAGTTCTATCGGCCGTTCACCTTAGACAGGGGGACATTAAAGTTGTATTTCACAAAGTTGGCGATGACGACGACGATGAACACACTACTGAGAGGATTMATTTACAAAGTAACAGTCATGATGAGCGGGGTAATGAAGAGGCAAGGACTAGAACAGTGGAAAGCAGTGCGAAGCAAAGATTATGTCCTCCCTTGTGTTGTAGAATTGGCGGCCGCGGGGATCCCATCTCAACGGACGCAGGAGACACAGTTGCCACAG AGAATAAACATTGTCCAGGACTGGGCCTGTTTTATGGCCTGCTGGCAACAGTATTCTTCTCCATTATAGCTCTTCTGGTGAAGACAATAGATGGAGTCCATGCTGTAGAAATCAGTGCTTTTCGCTGCTTCTTCCAGATGCTGTTTGTGATGCCTATGCTTATCTATTACAA GACTGGCTTCCTTGGACCAAGAGACAAGCGTATCTATTTGGTGATGAGAGGGTTATTGGGTTCCAACGCCATGATCCTATTGTTCTATGCAGTACAGCAGATGCCCCTGGCTGATGCAACAGTCATCATGTTCAGCAACCCAGTGTTCACCGCCTTGTTAGCCTGGATCTTCCTCAAAGAGAAATGCACAATCTGGGACTGTGTCTTCACTGTCTTCACTCTGGCCGGTGTCATAATGATAGCCAGGCCTCCCTTCATATTCGGTGCTCGTATAGAGGGAATAGAGGGAGACTACACCAATCATCTCAAGGGSACTATTGCAGCCTTCGGTGGAGCGTTAGGAGCAGCCTGCACTTTAGTTATACTCAGGAAAATGGGCAAAAGCGTCCACTACTATCTGTCTGTGTGGTACTATGCGGTCATTGGTTTCATTGAGTGTGTCATCACTTTGTTTATACTTGGTGAATGGACCATTCCATTCTGTGGGAGAGACAGGTGGATCCTTATGCTGATTGCAATCCTGGGTATTGCTGGCCAAACGTTTCTCACCAAAGCACTTCAGATTGAGAAGGCCGGCCCTGTGGCCTTGATGAGGACYGTTGACGTGATCCTGGCCTTTATTTTCCAGTTCTTTTTTTTCAACCGTAAGCCCACCATGTGGAGTCTCGGTGGGGCATGTTGTGTGGTCGTCAGTACCTGTGGTGTGGCTCTAAGGAAGTGGTACAGCAACACACACCCAAGAAAGAGCCGTGAACCACACATCAGACAAATATTTTATTCCAGGAATAAATGA